The following are encoded together in the Chloroflexota bacterium genome:
- a CDS encoding glycosyltransferase family 2 protein — translation MKTPLCSLVIRAYNEEKHIGRLLEGVMQQTVKDCEIILVDSGSTDATVAIARRYPVQVVHIAPQEFTFGRSLNLGIQHARGEFIVIASAHVYPVYPDWLERLLAPFADPQVALTYGKQRGDHRTKFSEHQIFARWFPETTNLRQRHPFCNNANAAIRRALWEQHPYDETLTGLEDLAWAQWAIAQGYVLAYVAEAEIVHVHEETPRKVLNRYRREAMAFKRIYPEARFSLWDFVRLSTANIASDLYHAARQGVLWRNLGSIFWFRLMQFWGTYRGYRTAQAPLTDHLRQTFYYPRGLRREPSRAREGVEPIRYE, via the coding sequence ATGAAAACGCCCCTTTGCTCGCTCGTGATTCGCGCCTACAACGAAGAAAAGCATATCGGCCGTTTGCTGGAAGGCGTGATGCAGCAGACGGTGAAGGATTGCGAAATCATCCTGGTGGATTCGGGTTCTACTGATGCCACCGTGGCCATCGCCCGCCGCTACCCCGTGCAGGTGGTGCACATTGCGCCGCAGGAATTCACCTTTGGGCGCTCGCTCAACCTGGGCATTCAGCACGCCCGCGGGGAATTCATCGTCATCGCCAGCGCGCACGTCTATCCGGTGTACCCCGACTGGCTGGAACGCCTGCTGGCGCCCTTTGCCGACCCGCAGGTGGCGCTCACTTACGGCAAGCAGCGCGGCGACCACCGCACGAAGTTTTCCGAGCACCAGATCTTCGCCCGCTGGTTCCCCGAAACCACGAATTTGCGCCAGCGGCACCCCTTCTGCAACAATGCCAACGCGGCCATCCGCCGGGCGCTGTGGGAACAGCACCCCTACGACGAAACCCTCACCGGCCTGGAAGACTTGGCCTGGGCGCAGTGGGCCATCGCGCAGGGCTATGTCCTGGCCTATGTGGCCGAGGCAGAAATCGTGCATGTTCACGAAGAGACGCCCCGCAAGGTGCTCAACCGCTACCGCCGCGAAGCGATGGCCTTCAAGCGCATTTATCCCGAAGCCCGCTTTTCGCTGTGGGATTTCGTGCGCCTTTCCACGGCCAACATCGCCAGCGACCTGTATCACGCTGCCCGTCAGGGGGTGTTGTGGCGCAACCTGGGCAGCATTTTCTGGTTCCGGCTGATGCAGTTTTGGGGCACTTACCGCGGCTACCGCACCGCCCAGGCCCCGCTGACCGACCACTTGCGGCAGACTTTTTATTACCCGCGCGGTTTGCGGCGGGAACCCTCTCGCGCCCGCGAGGGTGTGGAGCCGATTCGCTATGAATAA
- a CDS encoding DUF92 domain-containing protein → MSLFAQVGLGSAAAALVAWGAYRARALASSGAWAALVVGGLVFGLGGWAWAALLLVFFISSSALSHLFRHRKHTLSEKFAKGSQRDWGQVAANGGLAAALAVFHAWQPEARWAWVAFAGALAAVNADTWATEIGVLSPWKPRHILTGHPVPPGTSGGVSPVGLAAAFGGAALLGGCALWGAPTWATALAVTLGGWGGALLDSLLGATVQAMFFCPACQKETEHSPRHTCGTPTHRQRGWRWMNNDVVNALASAAGAALAVAVWAWLQ, encoded by the coding sequence ATGAGCCTGTTCGCCCAGGTGGGGCTGGGCAGCGCCGCGGCCGCGCTGGTGGCGTGGGGCGCTTATCGGGCGCGGGCGCTGGCTTCCAGCGGCGCGTGGGCTGCCCTGGTCGTGGGGGGACTGGTGTTTGGCCTGGGCGGTTGGGCCTGGGCCGCGTTGCTGCTGGTTTTCTTCATCTCTTCCAGCGCGCTTTCGCACCTTTTCCGCCACCGCAAGCACACCCTGAGCGAAAAGTTCGCCAAAGGCAGCCAGCGCGATTGGGGGCAGGTAGCCGCCAACGGGGGGCTGGCGGCGGCGTTAGCGGTGTTCCACGCCTGGCAGCCGGAAGCCCGCTGGGCGTGGGTGGCTTTCGCGGGGGCGTTGGCCGCCGTCAACGCCGACACATGGGCAACGGAAATCGGCGTGCTTTCCCCCTGGAAGCCGCGCCACATTCTCACAGGCCATCCCGTGCCGCCGGGGACCTCGGGCGGGGTCTCCCCCGTGGGGCTGGCGGCAGCCTTTGGCGGCGCGGCGCTGCTTGGCGGCTGCGCTTTGTGGGGCGCCCCCACCTGGGCCACTGCGCTGGCCGTAACCCTCGGCGGATGGGGCGGCGCCTTGCTGGATTCCCTGCTGGGGGCCACCGTGCAGGCCATGTTCTTTTGCCCTGCCTGCCAAAAGGAAACCGAACATTCGCCGCGCCACACTTGCGGCACGCCCACGCACCGGCAACGGGGGTGGCGCTGGATGAACAACGATGTCGTCAACGCGCTGGCTTCCGCCGCAGGAGCGGCGCTGGCCGTCGCGGTGTGGGCCTGGTTGCAATAA